A single region of the Sporichthyaceae bacterium genome encodes:
- a CDS encoding VOC family protein: protein MTVTAIFDSPTTSGTATSPPARLHHHAFVTTDQEATRRFYEDIVGLPLVATWTEVEHLMGGEEQEFCHTMYGLEEGGCLAFFQFANREFSEQFAPPPSHSLFRHVALLVTAEGQAGIRERAEAAGLETMTMDHGYCKSMYFSDPNGLLLEFTVDHPKADEIDAVRRENAHRDLTRWLAGDHSGNNDWRPVS, encoded by the coding sequence ATGACCGTCACCGCAATCTTCGACTCCCCCACGACGTCGGGCACCGCCACCTCGCCCCCGGCCCGGTTGCACCATCACGCCTTCGTGACGACGGATCAGGAGGCGACCCGAAGGTTCTACGAGGACATCGTGGGGCTCCCCCTCGTCGCCACCTGGACCGAGGTCGAGCACCTCATGGGCGGAGAGGAGCAGGAGTTCTGCCACACCATGTACGGGCTCGAAGAGGGAGGCTGCTTGGCATTCTTCCAGTTCGCCAACCGCGAGTTCTCCGAGCAGTTCGCCCCGCCGCCGTCCCACTCCTTGTTCCGCCATGTTGCCCTTCTCGTCACCGCGGAAGGCCAAGCCGGGATCCGCGAGCGGGCCGAGGCTGCGGGGCTCGAGACGATGACGATGGACCACGGTTACTGCAAGTCGATGTATTTCAGCGATCCGAACGGCCTGCTCCTGGAATTCACGGTCGACCATCCCAAGGCAGACGAGATCGACGCGGTCCGTCGGGAGAACGCCCACCGTGATCTGACACGATGGCTGGCGGGCGACCACTCGGGCAACAATGACTGGCGACCCGTCTCCTGA
- a CDS encoding LuxR C-terminal-related transcriptional regulator, whose translation MSTSREGSGSGLGSPGAPGDGRAAAARATVVGTGGVLSATDHVRLGGRCFADDDFEGARGHWEVAFRELRSGGDLRYAVRVAGDLAGLHVAAWGSRAVARGWIDRGLRLLGQVGHCVEEGYLALGILGCDWPDVEALEAAAELALSLAVEFADPVLEVRALAESGFALVIKGHLARGFARLDEAMAAVTSGEIDDLAAIGKCFCAMFSACDRSGDLHRAQEWTSEWSRFIERREWRPRIMQTHCRAVYGSVLSTLGRWSEAEQALLDALSPDASRAMNHRVETSARLAELRLRQGRVAEAEELLGPFEDCVDCCAPLARLHLVQGRVELAAAVIERGLGELVGDRVRSAPLLALSVDVDLARDDLDAAVDTVAQLNAMAREAEWPLLNAEAALAAAKVATRKGETGSALELLGQMQEATSNGDRPLLAGQMHLARARAWSQAAEITRAVSEGRAALAVFERLGAVRDADEAAAVLRSLGDRRRLRRPDAATSMLSGREREVLELLGQGLTNSEIGARLYISAKTAEHHVSAVLAKLGVRSRAEAAAMAARLTPRS comes from the coding sequence GTGAGCACCTCGCGGGAGGGGTCGGGCTCAGGGCTCGGTTCACCTGGGGCACCAGGTGACGGACGGGCCGCCGCAGCCCGAGCCACGGTCGTGGGAACCGGCGGCGTCCTGTCGGCCACGGACCACGTCCGGCTGGGCGGACGGTGCTTTGCAGATGACGACTTCGAGGGCGCCCGGGGCCACTGGGAGGTCGCGTTCCGCGAGCTTCGCAGCGGTGGGGATCTGCGGTACGCCGTGCGAGTCGCGGGTGACCTTGCCGGGCTGCACGTCGCTGCGTGGGGAAGTCGGGCCGTGGCGCGCGGCTGGATCGACCGGGGGCTGCGCCTGCTCGGCCAGGTCGGCCACTGCGTCGAGGAGGGTTACCTGGCACTGGGGATCCTGGGCTGCGACTGGCCCGACGTCGAAGCGCTGGAGGCCGCGGCGGAGCTCGCGCTGTCGCTGGCGGTCGAGTTCGCCGATCCGGTCCTCGAAGTCCGTGCGCTGGCCGAGTCCGGCTTCGCGTTGGTGATCAAGGGCCACCTCGCCCGCGGGTTCGCCCGACTCGACGAGGCGATGGCCGCCGTGACGAGCGGCGAGATCGACGATCTCGCGGCGATCGGCAAATGCTTCTGCGCCATGTTCTCGGCGTGCGACCGCTCCGGCGACCTGCACCGTGCGCAGGAATGGACCAGCGAGTGGTCCCGCTTCATCGAACGGCGTGAGTGGCGTCCCCGCATCATGCAAACGCACTGCCGTGCGGTCTACGGGTCCGTCCTGTCCACCCTCGGACGCTGGTCCGAGGCCGAGCAGGCGCTGCTCGACGCGCTCTCCCCGGATGCCTCCCGGGCGATGAACCACCGCGTGGAGACCTCCGCCCGCCTGGCGGAACTGCGGCTCCGGCAGGGTCGCGTCGCAGAGGCCGAGGAACTGCTCGGCCCCTTCGAGGACTGCGTGGACTGCTGCGCTCCGCTGGCCCGGCTGCACCTGGTGCAGGGCAGGGTCGAGCTGGCCGCGGCGGTGATCGAGCGAGGCCTCGGCGAGCTCGTCGGCGATCGGGTCCGGTCCGCGCCGCTACTGGCCCTGTCGGTGGACGTCGACCTGGCCCGGGACGATCTCGACGCCGCCGTCGACACCGTCGCACAGCTGAATGCCATGGCACGGGAGGCCGAGTGGCCGCTGCTGAACGCCGAGGCCGCCCTCGCCGCGGCGAAGGTAGCGACGAGGAAAGGCGAAACCGGGAGCGCCCTCGAACTGCTCGGCCAGATGCAAGAGGCGACATCCAACGGCGATCGCCCGCTACTGGCCGGCCAGATGCATCTGGCCCGAGCCCGGGCCTGGTCGCAAGCCGCCGAGATCACCCGCGCGGTGAGCGAGGGGCGGGCGGCGCTGGCCGTCTTCGAACGCCTCGGAGCCGTCCGCGACGCGGACGAGGCGGCGGCCGTGCTTCGCAGCCTGGGCGACCGGCGCCGCCTACGCCGCCCCGACGCCGCCACTTCGATGTTGAGCGGGCGGGAACGAGAAGTGCTGGAGCTATTGGGTCAGGGCCTCACGAACTCCGAGATCGGAGCACGTCTGTACATTTCGGCCAAGACGGCCGAGCACCACGTGAGCGCCGTGCTCGCCAAGCTCGGCGTACGCAGCCGAGCCGAGGCCGCCGCGATGGCGGCCAGACTCACACCCCGTTCCTGA
- a CDS encoding cellulase family glycosylhydrolase, with protein sequence MWLVVALVGAFTMSAAPAVRPQAGAAVGGMFSVVPPPERTPAATSNGSAIAEAGGASEVMTAGSQFTDRSGHQVLLKSIFWDGFNDKGMMAQGLDRQPLPRLAEELKREGFNSVRMPFSNYMLHEEHRTTDAAVRKRNPQLAGLIPRAAFYRVVSMLTSAGLYVILDNHQTRPTSYNMNEGQWFTPDYDESKWLSDWDYVSYLFDANPRVIGYEFRNEVRSNKVDHTEPTWGDGGKYDWRRAQIAAATTVWRRNPAKIAFISGIDYDSSLRALATYPITAKDFPELHGKPYLAYSVHTFAWFHPHDTDGVASVTSPMLLALDAAAQRQVYVQDFGFIASSDAPYTAPIWLSEFGVPVSSPDSWSATFRVLVSYLADHKFSFGYYTISSWYPKEPRYLAYCYDKASTWQNEPGYAARCNTYGLLNRDWSAFVDDWRLDTLRTLLNER encoded by the coding sequence ATGTGGCTCGTGGTCGCGCTGGTCGGCGCTTTCACCATGAGCGCGGCGCCCGCGGTGCGACCGCAGGCCGGCGCAGCGGTGGGCGGCATGTTCTCAGTGGTGCCTCCTCCGGAGCGGACTCCGGCCGCCACGTCGAACGGCTCGGCGATCGCCGAGGCCGGCGGCGCCTCCGAGGTCATGACAGCCGGAAGTCAATTCACCGACCGTTCGGGCCACCAGGTGCTGCTGAAGTCCATCTTCTGGGACGGCTTCAACGACAAGGGCATGATGGCTCAGGGGCTGGACCGGCAGCCACTGCCGCGCCTGGCCGAGGAGTTGAAGCGCGAGGGCTTCAACTCCGTGCGCATGCCGTTCTCGAACTACATGTTGCACGAGGAGCACCGCACCACCGACGCAGCAGTTCGGAAGCGCAATCCGCAGTTGGCCGGCCTCATTCCTCGCGCGGCGTTCTATCGAGTGGTGAGCATGCTCACGTCGGCTGGTCTCTACGTGATTCTCGACAACCACCAGACCAGGCCGACGTCCTACAACATGAACGAAGGCCAGTGGTTCACCCCGGACTACGACGAGAGCAAGTGGCTCAGCGACTGGGATTACGTCTCATACTTGTTCGACGCAAATCCGCGAGTCATCGGATACGAGTTCCGGAACGAGGTCCGCAGCAACAAGGTCGATCACACCGAACCGACTTGGGGTGACGGCGGGAAGTACGACTGGCGGCGGGCACAGATCGCGGCGGCGACGACGGTCTGGCGCCGGAACCCGGCAAAGATTGCCTTCATCAGCGGTATCGACTACGACTCGTCGCTGCGTGCGCTCGCCACGTATCCGATAACCGCCAAGGACTTCCCGGAGTTGCACGGAAAGCCGTACCTGGCCTACAGCGTGCACACTTTCGCCTGGTTCCACCCGCACGACACCGACGGCGTTGCTTCGGTCACCAGCCCGATGCTCCTGGCGCTCGACGCGGCCGCGCAACGACAGGTGTACGTCCAGGATTTCGGATTCATCGCTTCGTCGGATGCGCCTTACACTGCACCGATCTGGTTGAGCGAATTCGGTGTGCCGGTGTCGAGCCCTGACAGCTGGTCCGCGACTTTCCGAGTCCTGGTCTCCTACCTGGCCGATCATAAATTCAGCTTCGGCTACTACACGATCTCTAGCTGGTACCCGAAAGAACCGCGATACCTCGCGTACTGCTACGACAAGGCGTCCACGTGGCAGAATGAACCCGGTTACGCCGCCCGCTGCAACACCTATGGGCTCCTCAACCGGGATTGGTCGGCCTTCGTCGACGACTGGCGGCTAGACACATTGCGGACACTGTTGAACGAACGGTGA
- a CDS encoding cyclic nucleotide-binding domain-containing protein, with protein MSAGRSLFANAKETIELREGETLFREHDQGTHMFGVVDGSIELLRDGHLVTTIGPGGVFGAQLGR; from the coding sequence TTGAGCGCAGGGCGCAGTCTGTTCGCGAACGCGAAGGAGACCATCGAGCTCCGCGAGGGCGAGACGCTCTTCCGTGAGCATGACCAGGGCACGCATATGTTCGGGGTGGTCGACGGTTCCATCGAGCTGCTTCGGGACGGGCACCTGGTTACCACGATCGGCCCCGGCGGGGTGTTCGGCGCGCAGCTGGGCCGATAG
- a CDS encoding YncE family protein, with protein sequence MDPATATVYVTDLGSNDVSVINETGNAVTGTIPVGSGPNGIAVDPTAHMLYVANGGENTVSVVDETADDVTATIPVGAMPLEIAVDPTLRTAYVADFGSAEVSVIDETSRTVTATVPVGDEPIGVAVDPTTHTVYVTNSGGATDAPGGNTVSVIDETTNTVTATVPVDTNPQSAAVDPTRHVVYVTNAGQTAPGGNDVSVIDESTNTVTATVAVGTAPAHVAVDPVVGTAYVTDNGSNDVSVIDETTNTVTATVPVGAHPVGVAVDPTTHNAYVADQGGGATEITRSVPTSGIPSISRPAPTRHGHAGSGDPNPNTNPSGVLGSDNSTGVAATADSGRPTVTTVCSGACALAATTEGEKVVVAATDTVVGAPKARAAYVRGSTGPVFFLTVNGGGARPRCPGYRDLDHDWVQFGFRSGAGSTFEKNATMTSTHPTSRNAAESRLAVEQVCFEAPYRFVTRPGFASARHGKVFGGVLPDCDRVIAAAARVRLATPCVTSRQAARVGGGWAVRLVFWIPPNRQDPKALG encoded by the coding sequence GTGGACCCGGCGACCGCAACCGTCTACGTGACCGACCTCGGTAGCAACGACGTGTCGGTCATCAACGAGACCGGCAATGCCGTCACCGGCACAATCCCGGTCGGCAGCGGACCGAACGGGATCGCGGTGGACCCGACCGCTCACATGCTCTACGTCGCCAACGGCGGCGAGAACACCGTCTCGGTCGTCGACGAGACGGCGGACGACGTCACCGCCACAATCCCGGTCGGTGCCATGCCGCTGGAGATCGCGGTCGATCCCACCTTGCGGACTGCCTACGTGGCCGACTTCGGTTCCGCCGAGGTCTCCGTGATCGACGAGACCAGTCGCACCGTGACGGCTACCGTCCCGGTCGGTGACGAGCCGATCGGGGTCGCCGTGGACCCCACGACGCACACCGTCTACGTGACCAACAGCGGTGGCGCGACCGACGCTCCGGGCGGCAACACCGTGTCGGTGATCGACGAGACCACCAACACCGTCACCGCGACCGTCCCGGTCGACACCAACCCGCAATCGGCCGCCGTCGACCCGACCAGGCACGTCGTCTACGTGACCAACGCCGGCCAGACCGCCCCCGGCGGCAACGACGTCTCGGTCATCGACGAGAGCACGAACACGGTCACCGCAACCGTCGCGGTGGGAACCGCGCCGGCCCATGTGGCGGTGGATCCGGTCGTCGGCACCGCTTACGTGACGGACAACGGCAGCAACGACGTCTCGGTCATCGACGAGACCACCAACACGGTCACCGCGACCGTCCCGGTCGGCGCCCACCCGGTGGGCGTTGCGGTCGACCCGACGACCCACAACGCCTACGTCGCGGACCAAGGCGGCGGCGCGACCGAGATCACCCGGTCGGTACCCACATCCGGGATACCTTCGATCTCCCGTCCAGCGCCCACCCGCCACGGCCATGCCGGCAGTGGCGACCCGAACCCGAACACCAACCCGAGCGGCGTGCTGGGCTCGGACAACTCCACCGGCGTCGCGGCGACCGCCGACAGTGGCCGGCCGACCGTGACGACGGTGTGCTCGGGCGCGTGTGCCCTCGCCGCGACCACCGAGGGCGAGAAGGTCGTGGTCGCCGCGACCGACACCGTCGTGGGCGCGCCGAAGGCCCGCGCGGCTTACGTCCGTGGGTCGACCGGCCCCGTCTTCTTCCTCACTGTCAACGGTGGTGGAGCGCGACCGCGCTGCCCCGGGTACCGGGACCTGGACCACGACTGGGTGCAGTTCGGGTTCCGGTCCGGCGCCGGCAGCACGTTCGAGAAGAACGCCACCATGACCTCGACCCACCCGACGTCCCGAAACGCGGCCGAATCGAGGCTCGCTGTCGAACAGGTGTGCTTCGAGGCGCCCTACCGGTTCGTCACCCGCCCCGGCTTCGCGTCGGCAAGGCACGGGAAGGTCTTCGGCGGAGTGCTCCCTGACTGCGACCGGGTGATCGCGGCCGCAGCGCGTGTCCGTCTCGCCACGCCATGTGTGACGTCCCGTCAGGCAGCGCGGGTGGGCGGGGGATGGGCTGTCCGGTTGGTTTTCTGGATCCCGCCCAATCGTCAGGATCCGAAGGCATTGGGCTGA
- a CDS encoding metalloregulator ArsR/SmtB family transcription factor, protein MEVPECCSPMVREPLSAAAAADWAAVFKALGDPVRLRLFSLIASHADGEACVCDLAGEFDVGQPTISHHLKVLREAGLLTSERRASWVYYRVVPQVLSALNGLLAVSGGRTEACR, encoded by the coding sequence GTGGAGGTACCGGAGTGCTGCTCCCCGATGGTGCGGGAGCCACTGAGCGCGGCCGCGGCCGCGGATTGGGCCGCGGTGTTCAAGGCGCTGGGCGATCCCGTGCGCCTGCGGCTGTTCTCGCTGATCGCCTCGCACGCCGACGGCGAGGCGTGCGTGTGCGACCTGGCTGGGGAGTTCGACGTCGGGCAGCCGACGATCAGCCACCACCTGAAGGTGTTGCGCGAGGCCGGATTGCTGACCTCGGAGCGGCGCGCCAGCTGGGTCTACTACCGGGTGGTCCCGCAGGTGTTGTCGGCCCTGAACGGGCTCCTGGCCGTTTCCGGCGGCCGCACCGAAGCCTGCCGATGA
- a CDS encoding MIP/aquaporin family protein, protein MTVSLSRRVLAEFVGTALLVAVVVGSGIAASRLSPNQIGLELLENSLVTALGLATLILAFGPVSGAHFNPVVSAADWFVGRRADSGLTPTEVVAYSAGQIAGAIGGAILADGMFGVALVKFSGHDRSDQHLLLGEVVATGGLVFLIFAVVNSGRAAVAAPAVGAYIGAAYWFTSSTSFANPAVTVGRAFTDTFAGIQPSSVPGFVCAQIVGAAVGVGLLFALYPMPERGADQVVVPHQELTAANSTVAEPGSIR, encoded by the coding sequence ATGACGGTCTCGCTGTCGCGGCGGGTGCTGGCCGAGTTCGTCGGTACGGCCCTGCTCGTGGCGGTGGTCGTGGGTTCCGGGATCGCCGCGAGCCGGCTCTCGCCGAACCAGATCGGCCTGGAACTGCTGGAGAATTCGCTGGTCACGGCACTCGGGCTGGCGACTCTGATCCTGGCCTTCGGGCCGGTGTCCGGGGCCCACTTCAACCCGGTGGTCTCGGCCGCGGACTGGTTCGTCGGCCGCCGCGCCGACTCCGGGCTGACCCCGACCGAGGTTGTCGCATATTCGGCCGGACAGATTGCCGGAGCGATTGGCGGGGCGATCCTGGCCGACGGCATGTTCGGTGTCGCCCTGGTCAAGTTCTCCGGCCACGACCGCTCGGACCAGCACCTGCTGCTCGGCGAGGTCGTCGCCACCGGTGGCCTGGTGTTCCTGATCTTCGCCGTGGTGAATTCCGGTCGCGCCGCGGTGGCCGCACCGGCGGTCGGCGCCTACATCGGTGCGGCGTACTGGTTCACCTCCTCGACGTCGTTCGCCAACCCGGCGGTGACGGTGGGCCGCGCGTTCACCGACACCTTCGCCGGGATCCAGCCTTCGTCGGTGCCGGGTTTCGTCTGTGCGCAGATCGTCGGGGCCGCCGTCGGCGTGGGTCTGCTGTTCGCGCTCTACCCGATGCCCGAACGCGGGGCCGACCAGGTCGTCGTACCCCACCAGGAACTCACTGCCGCCAATTCCACCGTCGCTGAACCGGGGAGCATCCGATGA
- a CDS encoding arsenate reductase ArsC gives MIAKPSVLFVCVHNAGRSQMAAGWLIHLAGDRVEVRSAGSAPREAVNRAAVEAMREVGIDIATAQPKVLTNEAVQASDVVVTMGCGDACPIFPGKRYEDWELTDPAGQPIEVVREVRDQTRVHVEKLIEELAPGDPATAGSRC, from the coding sequence ATGATCGCGAAGCCGTCGGTCCTGTTCGTGTGCGTGCACAATGCGGGACGTTCGCAGATGGCGGCGGGTTGGCTGATCCACCTGGCCGGCGACCGCGTCGAGGTGCGCTCGGCTGGTTCTGCCCCGCGGGAGGCGGTCAACCGAGCGGCGGTGGAGGCCATGCGGGAGGTCGGCATCGACATCGCCACCGCCCAGCCGAAGGTGCTCACCAACGAAGCGGTGCAGGCCTCCGACGTCGTGGTGACCATGGGCTGCGGCGACGCCTGCCCGATCTTCCCCGGAAAGCGTTACGAGGACTGGGAACTCACCGACCCGGCCGGGCAACCGATCGAGGTCGTGCGCGAGGTCCGCGACCAGACCCGCGTCCACGTCGAGAAGCTCATCGAGGAACTGGCCCCCGGCGACCCGGCGACCGCGGGCAGTCGCTGCTGA
- the arsM gene encoding arsenite methyltransferase, whose product MATASDDEVREQVRERYATAAVRAAAGAPNREVLAVEDGCCGVSPTACCESASTDTSAFGSALYDSDEQSVPAQALAASLGCGNPTAVSELRPGETVLDLGSGGGIDVLLSARRVGPTGFAYGVDMTDEMLDLARANAAKAGATNVEFRKGNIEDLPLPDAGVDVVISNCVVNLSTDKRAVLSEVFRVLRPGGRIGISDVVADDHLDRAARAERGSYVGCIAGALSRAEYLEMLCAAGFTDSTVTFTHQVAEGMHAATIRAFRR is encoded by the coding sequence ATGGCGACCGCCTCCGACGACGAGGTCCGTGAGCAGGTTCGCGAGCGCTACGCCACCGCGGCCGTCCGCGCCGCTGCGGGGGCGCCCAACCGTGAGGTGCTCGCGGTCGAGGACGGCTGCTGCGGCGTGAGCCCAACTGCTTGCTGCGAATCGGCCTCCACCGATACGTCGGCGTTCGGGTCCGCGCTCTACGACTCGGACGAGCAGTCGGTGCCTGCACAGGCGTTGGCTGCCAGCCTCGGCTGCGGGAACCCCACGGCCGTCTCCGAATTGCGGCCCGGCGAGACCGTGCTCGATCTGGGTTCCGGCGGTGGCATCGACGTGCTGCTGTCGGCGCGCCGCGTCGGGCCCACTGGCTTCGCCTACGGCGTCGACATGACCGACGAGATGCTCGACCTGGCCCGGGCCAACGCGGCGAAGGCCGGCGCGACCAACGTCGAGTTCCGCAAGGGCAACATCGAGGACCTGCCGCTGCCCGACGCCGGCGTCGACGTGGTCATCTCGAACTGCGTGGTCAACCTGTCGACCGACAAGCGCGCGGTTCTCTCCGAGGTCTTCCGTGTCCTACGACCCGGCGGACGCATCGGGATCAGCGACGTCGTCGCCGACGATCATCTCGACCGGGCTGCTCGCGCCGAACGTGGCTCCTACGTCGGGTGCATCGCCGGCGCGTTGTCCCGAGCCGAGTACCTCGAGATGCTGTGCGCCGCCGGATTCACCGACAGCACGGTCACCTTCACCCATCAGGTCGCCGAAGGCATGCACGCCGCGACAATCCGCGCCTTCCGCCGCTGA
- a CDS encoding FAD:protein FMN transferase — MTSLVRPARASFEALGTTAEVLVDRPELVDAAATTLREWLFEVDLACSRFRADSEISRLHLMPGRTVRVSRVLAEAIEVALWAAQATDGLVDPTVGEAVSALGYDRDFAAVEPDAPSAAGAPVPAAGWWRVGFEADKGLVCLPRGVVLDLGATAKAWSADRAAQRIHADLGCSVLVSLGGDIAVAGRAPDEGWAVAVGEDHRGAHQDADSVVSIREGGLATSSTTCRRWRRAGLTHHHIVDPRTGASAEPVWRAVSVAAATCADANAAATAAVVLGAAAPQWLAARGLPARLVGADSIVRTQGWPADAGPAGIEFVVGEA, encoded by the coding sequence ATGACCAGCCTGGTTCGCCCGGCCCGAGCCTCGTTCGAAGCGCTGGGCACGACCGCCGAGGTCCTGGTGGACCGTCCGGAGCTGGTGGACGCGGCGGCCACGACGCTGCGCGAGTGGTTGTTCGAGGTCGACCTCGCGTGCAGCCGGTTCCGGGCCGACTCCGAGATCTCGCGGCTGCACCTGATGCCCGGTCGGACGGTTCGGGTGAGCCGGGTCCTCGCCGAGGCGATCGAGGTCGCCCTGTGGGCCGCGCAGGCCACCGACGGGTTGGTGGATCCGACGGTCGGCGAGGCCGTGTCCGCGCTGGGTTACGACCGCGACTTCGCCGCTGTGGAACCTGACGCACCGTCAGCGGCGGGGGCGCCGGTGCCGGCGGCGGGCTGGTGGCGGGTGGGCTTCGAGGCCGACAAGGGTCTGGTGTGCCTGCCGCGTGGCGTGGTCCTGGATCTGGGTGCCACGGCCAAGGCGTGGTCCGCGGACCGGGCGGCGCAGCGCATCCATGCCGACCTCGGCTGCTCGGTGCTGGTGTCCCTGGGCGGGGACATCGCGGTGGCCGGGCGGGCCCCGGACGAGGGCTGGGCGGTGGCGGTGGGGGAGGACCATCGCGGCGCCCATCAGGACGCGGACTCGGTCGTGTCAATCCGGGAAGGCGGGCTGGCCACGTCCAGCACCACCTGCCGCCGATGGCGTCGCGCCGGTCTGACGCACCATCACATCGTCGACCCGCGTACCGGTGCCTCCGCTGAACCGGTCTGGCGGGCGGTCAGCGTCGCCGCGGCGACGTGCGCGGACGCCAACGCGGCGGCCACCGCCGCGGTCGTTCTCGGTGCCGCGGCCCCGCAGTGGTTGGCCGCGCGCGGCTTGCCCGCCCGACTGGTCGGGGCCGACTCGATCGTTCGGACGCAAGGCTGGCCCGCCGATGCGGGCCCGGCGGGGATCGAGTTCGTGGTGGGGGAAGCGTGA
- a CDS encoding ferric reductase, producing MNNQALWYASRATGLVSLVLLTTVLVLGALHRSRLASARWPRFVVGDVHRNLSLLSVIFIAVHVVTAELDPYVHLGWTAAVIPFVSPYEPMWVGLGAVAFDLLIALVASSLLRGIIPARAWRSLHYSAYGCWPIAVVHGFGVGGADSRLNPVRILDLACIAAVLAAVAWRIRARHPDEIVRIPSRATSGGGR from the coding sequence GTGAACAACCAAGCTCTCTGGTACGCCAGTCGGGCGACCGGACTGGTCTCGTTGGTGCTGTTGACGACGGTGCTGGTGCTGGGCGCATTGCACCGGTCGCGGCTGGCCTCGGCGCGCTGGCCCAGGTTCGTGGTCGGCGACGTCCACCGGAACCTGTCGCTGCTGTCGGTCATCTTCATCGCCGTCCATGTGGTGACGGCGGAGCTGGATCCGTATGTACACCTGGGATGGACGGCGGCGGTGATCCCGTTCGTCTCGCCCTACGAGCCGATGTGGGTCGGTCTCGGGGCGGTCGCCTTCGATCTGCTCATCGCGCTGGTCGCCTCGAGCCTGCTGCGCGGGATCATCCCGGCCCGGGCCTGGCGCAGTCTTCACTACTCCGCTTACGGCTGCTGGCCGATCGCGGTGGTGCACGGCTTCGGCGTCGGCGGCGCGGACTCGCGATTGAACCCGGTGCGGATCCTCGACCTGGCCTGCATCGCCGCGGTCCTGGCCGCGGTGGCCTGGCGGATCCGGGCCCGTCATCCCGATGAGATCGTCCGGATCCCGTCCCGTGCGACGAGTGGGGGCGGACGATGA
- a CDS encoding NADH-ubiquinone oxidoreductase-F iron-sulfur binding region domain-containing protein codes for MSEGLQTQQSTSRLLAGWLSGRSGNSFAEHLDRHGPVYLPRNRDEGNRLIAEVEAAGLRGRGGAGFPTAVKLRAVASGRGPAAVLANGCEGEPASGKDGALLSLEPHLIIDGAQVAAAAVGADRIHLCVHRGSPAAATLRAALLQRSSTGPQIRVTEVPGRYVASEESALVRFINTGEARPTAKPPRPFERGVAGRSTLIDNVETLAHLALITRHGADWFRAVGTADSPGTTLVTLSAGVERPGVYETQLGASIRDVLRLGGGSVAALQAVLVGGYAGAWLQLPDATSVPLSHEGLRAAGGTLGVAALIGLPIGACGVVETALILRYLAGESARQCGPCMFGLPAVAADFVELARGTARAETLDRLRSRLGVIPGRGACSHPDGAARLAASALRVFADDVQAHASGHPCAGASQPSVVAPPAATTNPDWT; via the coding sequence ATGAGTGAGGGCCTGCAGACCCAGCAGAGCACCAGTCGGCTGCTGGCGGGTTGGCTGAGCGGACGAAGCGGCAACAGTTTTGCCGAGCACCTGGACCGGCACGGCCCGGTGTACCTGCCGAGGAACCGGGACGAGGGCAATCGCCTGATCGCCGAGGTGGAGGCGGCTGGGTTGCGCGGCCGGGGTGGCGCGGGCTTCCCCACGGCGGTGAAGCTTCGCGCGGTCGCTTCCGGTCGAGGCCCTGCCGCGGTCCTGGCCAACGGTTGCGAGGGCGAACCGGCCAGCGGGAAGGACGGCGCCCTGCTGTCGCTGGAGCCGCACCTGATCATCGACGGTGCGCAGGTGGCCGCGGCCGCCGTCGGCGCCGACCGCATCCACCTCTGCGTCCACCGCGGCAGCCCCGCGGCGGCGACCCTGCGCGCAGCGCTGCTGCAACGCAGCAGCACCGGGCCGCAGATCCGGGTGACCGAGGTCCCCGGCCGGTACGTCGCCAGCGAGGAATCCGCTCTGGTGCGGTTCATCAACACCGGCGAGGCTCGCCCCACCGCCAAGCCGCCGCGGCCGTTCGAGCGCGGTGTCGCCGGTCGCTCGACGCTGATCGACAACGTGGAGACCCTCGCCCACCTGGCCCTGATCACCCGCCACGGAGCGGACTGGTTCCGCGCCGTCGGCACGGCAGACTCGCCCGGCACCACCCTGGTCACCCTGAGCGCAGGGGTGGAGCGGCCGGGGGTCTACGAGACGCAACTCGGCGCCTCGATCCGCGACGTGCTCAGGCTCGGCGGCGGATCGGTCGCAGCCCTGCAGGCTGTGCTGGTCGGCGGGTACGCCGGAGCGTGGCTCCAGTTACCTGACGCCACGTCAGTTCCCTTGAGCCACGAGGGCCTGCGGGCGGCGGGCGGCACTCTCGGGGTGGCCGCGCTGATCGGGTTGCCCATCGGTGCCTGCGGCGTGGTCGAGACCGCGCTGATCCTGCGCTACCTGGCTGGGGAGTCGGCACGTCAGTGCGGGCCGTGCATGTTCGGGCTGCCCGCGGTCGCCGCGGACTTCGTCGAACTGGCCCGGGGCACTGCCCGCGCCGAGACGTTGGACCGTCTCCGATCGCGGTTGGGCGTCATTCCCGGCCGTGGGGCCTGCAGCCATCCGGACGGGGCCGCGCGCCTGGCCGCCAGTGCGTTGCGGGTCTTCGCCGACGACGTCCAAGCCCATGCCTCGGGCCATCCCTGTGCCGGGGCGAGTCAGCCGTCGGTGGTGGCCCCACCGGCCGCGACAACCAACCCCGATTGGACGTGA